The Miscanthus floridulus cultivar M001 chromosome 17, ASM1932011v1, whole genome shotgun sequence genome has a window encoding:
- the LOC136518036 gene encoding VIN3-like protein 1 isoform X2, with protein MPKTPPVQASKNTELQKQSAPNLTITNEHSSTKEVAKTERPINDVKRITTWICKNLACKAVRPSEDSFCKRCSCCICHKFDDNKDPSQWLVCSSDNDSNNCCGSSCHIECAFQDKRVGCFDLEQIIHPDGSYSCALCGKISGILGYWKRQLVIGKDARRVDNLCQRIYLSYRLLEGTIHFKELHEIIKDAKAKLESEVGPLDGMSAKNAHGIVSRFSSGIAVQKLCSTAIQKADEWLSSPDLHLRDSLPVACKFKFVDIKSSSLIVILKETSSSDTIKGYKLWYWKSREQPSREKPVIVSKDERKILLFDLTPCTEYSFRVISFTDDGVLGHSESRCRTESREIFAMRAPQNAVGGGTQAQKRDRNQSCKSTGFKIRDIWKNFQEALDAEGCFEGFSEDVHEGSCSRSVTETELSGACRKLHFNSSSSVPDLNAEVPVPMDYTTEKHYYSKKGLVRSNDSGDSETCAVGHTAEPPAVESRPVSKVNTVQVNKCEQNGASAICHEKMLSGSTRQLDGDYEHCVKVIRQLECDGHIENGFRMKFLTWYSLRSTDQERKAVTTYVKTLSDEPSSLAGQLVDSFGEILNSKKAKTGFCNKLWH; from the exons ATGCCCAAAACACCTCCTGTCCAAGCAAGCAAGAACACTGAACTGCAGAAACAATCTGCACCCAACTTAACAATAACAAATGAGCACTCAAGTACGAAGGAAGTGGCTAAAACAGAGCGCCCTATCAATGATGTGAAACGCATTACCACTTGGATCTGCAAAAATTTGGCCTGTAAAGCTGTTAGACCATCAGAAGATTCCTTCTGCAAGAGGTGCTCGTGTTGTATTTGCCACAAGTTCGATGACAATAAGGATCCTAGTCAATGGTTAGTTTGTTCATCTGACAATGATAGCAACAATTGTTGTGGTTCTTCTTGCCATATTGAATGTGCTTTCCAAGACAAGAGGGTAGGATGCTTTGATCTGGAGCAAATTATACATCCTGATGGCAGTTATTCTTGTGCCTTGTGTGGAAAGATTTCTGGAATACTAGG GTATTGGAAAAGGCAATTAGTAATTGGAAAagatgctcgccgagttgataaTCTCTGCCAACGCATTTATTTGAGCTACAGGCTATTAGAGGGAACTATCCATTTTAAAGAACTGCATGAGATTATCAAAGATGCAAAAGCCAAATTGGAAAGTGAGGTTGGCCCACTTGATGGAATGTCGGCAAAGAATGCACATGGTATCGTAAGCAGGTTCTCATCTGGTATTGCTGTGCAGAAACTATGCTCTACAGCAATTCAaaaagctgatgagtggttgagtTCTCCTGACCTGCATCTTCGAG ATTCATTACCTGTTGCCTGTAAATTTAAATTTGTAGACATAAAATCTTCTTCGCTCATTGTCATCTTGAAAGAAACCTCGTCTTCTGACACTATCAAAGGTTATAAGCTATGGTACTGGAAGAGCAGAGAGCAACCAAGTAGGGAAAAGCCTGTTATTGTGTCCAaagatgaaagaaaaatactacttTTTGACCTTACCCCATGCACAGAATATTCTTTCAGAGTTATATCATTCACAGATGATGGGGTACTTGGGCATTCAGAATCTAGATGTCGTACTGAGAGCAGGGAGATATTTGCCATGCGTGCACCACAGAATGCAGTGGGAGGGGGTACACAGGCACAAAAAAGAGACAGGAATCAGTCTTGTAAGTCAACTGGGTTCAAGATCCGAGATATTTGGAAGAACTTTCAGGAAGCTTTGGATGCAGAAGGCTGTTTTGAAGGGTTTTCTGAAGATGTGCATGAAGGTTCCTGCAGCAGAAGTGTTACCGAGACTGAGTTATCTGGAGCTTGTCGCAAGCTTCATTTCAACTCATCATCATCTGTCCCCGACCTAAATGCTGAGGTTCCTGTGCCCATGGACTACACCACTGAGAAGCATTATTATTCTAAGAAGGGACTTGTCAGATCAAATGACAGTGGTGACTCTGAGACCTGCGCAGTTGGCCACACTGCTGAGCCGCCTGCTGTTGAATCTCGGCCAGTAAGCAAGGTGAATACCGTACAAGTTAATAAATGTGAGCAGAATGGTGCTTCTGCTATTTGCCATGAAAAAATGCTCTCTGGATCAACGAGGCAACTGGATGGGGATTATGAGCATTGTGTAAAGGTAATAAGGCAGTTGGAATGCGATGGACACATTGAAAACGGTTTCAGGATGAAGTTCTTGACCTGGTATAGTCTAAGATCGACAGACCAGGAGCGCAAGGCTGTGACCACATATGTCAAAACATTAAGCGACGAACCCAGCAGCCTGGCTGGGCAGCTCGTCGATTCTTTTGGAGAAATCTTAAACAGCAAGAAGGCAAAAACCGGTTTCTGCAACAAACTATGGCATTAG
- the LOC136518036 gene encoding VIN3-like protein 1 isoform X1: MPKTPPVQASKNTELQKQSAPNLTITNEHSSTKEVAKTERPINDVKRITTWICKNLACKAVRPSEDSFCKRCSCCICHKFDDNKDPSQWLVCSSDNDSNNCCGSSCHIECAFQDKRVGCFDLEQIIHPDGSYSCALCGKISGILGRYWKRQLVIGKDARRVDNLCQRIYLSYRLLEGTIHFKELHEIIKDAKAKLESEVGPLDGMSAKNAHGIVSRFSSGIAVQKLCSTAIQKADEWLSSPDLHLRDSLPVACKFKFVDIKSSSLIVILKETSSSDTIKGYKLWYWKSREQPSREKPVIVSKDERKILLFDLTPCTEYSFRVISFTDDGVLGHSESRCRTESREIFAMRAPQNAVGGGTQAQKRDRNQSCKSTGFKIRDIWKNFQEALDAEGCFEGFSEDVHEGSCSRSVTETELSGACRKLHFNSSSSVPDLNAEVPVPMDYTTEKHYYSKKGLVRSNDSGDSETCAVGHTAEPPAVESRPVSKVNTVQVNKCEQNGASAICHEKMLSGSTRQLDGDYEHCVKVIRQLECDGHIENGFRMKFLTWYSLRSTDQERKAVTTYVKTLSDEPSSLAGQLVDSFGEILNSKKAKTGFCNKLWH, translated from the exons ATGCCCAAAACACCTCCTGTCCAAGCAAGCAAGAACACTGAACTGCAGAAACAATCTGCACCCAACTTAACAATAACAAATGAGCACTCAAGTACGAAGGAAGTGGCTAAAACAGAGCGCCCTATCAATGATGTGAAACGCATTACCACTTGGATCTGCAAAAATTTGGCCTGTAAAGCTGTTAGACCATCAGAAGATTCCTTCTGCAAGAGGTGCTCGTGTTGTATTTGCCACAAGTTCGATGACAATAAGGATCCTAGTCAATGGTTAGTTTGTTCATCTGACAATGATAGCAACAATTGTTGTGGTTCTTCTTGCCATATTGAATGTGCTTTCCAAGACAAGAGGGTAGGATGCTTTGATCTGGAGCAAATTATACATCCTGATGGCAGTTATTCTTGTGCCTTGTGTGGAAAGATTTCTGGAATACTAGG TAGGTATTGGAAAAGGCAATTAGTAATTGGAAAagatgctcgccgagttgataaTCTCTGCCAACGCATTTATTTGAGCTACAGGCTATTAGAGGGAACTATCCATTTTAAAGAACTGCATGAGATTATCAAAGATGCAAAAGCCAAATTGGAAAGTGAGGTTGGCCCACTTGATGGAATGTCGGCAAAGAATGCACATGGTATCGTAAGCAGGTTCTCATCTGGTATTGCTGTGCAGAAACTATGCTCTACAGCAATTCAaaaagctgatgagtggttgagtTCTCCTGACCTGCATCTTCGAG ATTCATTACCTGTTGCCTGTAAATTTAAATTTGTAGACATAAAATCTTCTTCGCTCATTGTCATCTTGAAAGAAACCTCGTCTTCTGACACTATCAAAGGTTATAAGCTATGGTACTGGAAGAGCAGAGAGCAACCAAGTAGGGAAAAGCCTGTTATTGTGTCCAaagatgaaagaaaaatactacttTTTGACCTTACCCCATGCACAGAATATTCTTTCAGAGTTATATCATTCACAGATGATGGGGTACTTGGGCATTCAGAATCTAGATGTCGTACTGAGAGCAGGGAGATATTTGCCATGCGTGCACCACAGAATGCAGTGGGAGGGGGTACACAGGCACAAAAAAGAGACAGGAATCAGTCTTGTAAGTCAACTGGGTTCAAGATCCGAGATATTTGGAAGAACTTTCAGGAAGCTTTGGATGCAGAAGGCTGTTTTGAAGGGTTTTCTGAAGATGTGCATGAAGGTTCCTGCAGCAGAAGTGTTACCGAGACTGAGTTATCTGGAGCTTGTCGCAAGCTTCATTTCAACTCATCATCATCTGTCCCCGACCTAAATGCTGAGGTTCCTGTGCCCATGGACTACACCACTGAGAAGCATTATTATTCTAAGAAGGGACTTGTCAGATCAAATGACAGTGGTGACTCTGAGACCTGCGCAGTTGGCCACACTGCTGAGCCGCCTGCTGTTGAATCTCGGCCAGTAAGCAAGGTGAATACCGTACAAGTTAATAAATGTGAGCAGAATGGTGCTTCTGCTATTTGCCATGAAAAAATGCTCTCTGGATCAACGAGGCAACTGGATGGGGATTATGAGCATTGTGTAAAGGTAATAAGGCAGTTGGAATGCGATGGACACATTGAAAACGGTTTCAGGATGAAGTTCTTGACCTGGTATAGTCTAAGATCGACAGACCAGGAGCGCAAGGCTGTGACCACATATGTCAAAACATTAAGCGACGAACCCAGCAGCCTGGCTGGGCAGCTCGTCGATTCTTTTGGAGAAATCTTAAACAGCAAGAAGGCAAAAACCGGTTTCTGCAACAAACTATGGCATTAG